A genome region from Schistocerca americana isolate TAMUIC-IGC-003095 chromosome 1, iqSchAmer2.1, whole genome shotgun sequence includes the following:
- the LOC124596531 gene encoding spidroin-1-like has protein sequence MRSVILLLAIAAAVHGYGINRDGLGASLAQAQAQAQAESVGLGGGLLGGEALSAAQSQAQAQSSAIGEGFGLHGGILKRGANYGGYGGGLSESQAQAQAQAQALGEGGYGGGLSASQAQSQAQASGVGGGYGGGLSASQAQAQAQAAGVGGGYGGGLSASQAQSQAQAAGVGGGYGGGLSASQAQSQAQAAGFGGGYGDYGGEGAALSQAQSQAQAQAAGVDVDY, from the exons ATGAGATCCGTAATACTCCTGCTGGCCATCGCAGCCGCCGTACACG GATACGGCATCAACCGAGATGGCTTGGGTGCGAGCCTGGCCCAGGCCCAAGCACAGGCGCAGGCAGAGTCGGTGGGTCTCGGCGGCGGACTGCTGGGCGGAGAAGCGCTGAGCGCCGCGCAGTCGCAGGCGCAGGCACAGTCCAGCGCAATCGGCGAGGGCTTCGGCCTGCACGGCGGGATTCTCAAGCGCGGCGCCAACTACGGCGGCTACGGCGGCGGTCTGAGTGAGAGCCAGGCGCAGGCACAGGCGCAGGCACAGGCGCTGGGCGAGGGCGGCTACGGAGGCGGCCTGAGCGCCAGCCAGGCGCAGTCGCAGGCGCAGGCATCGGGGGTGGGCGGTGGCTACGGAGGCGGCCTGAGCGCCAGTCAGGCGCAGGCACAGGCGCAAGCAGCTGGGGTGGGCGGCGGCTACGGCGGCGGTCTGAGCGCCAGTCAGGCACAGTCGCAGGCGCAAGCAGCTGGGGTGGGCGGCGGCTACGGCGGCGGTCTGAGCGCCAGCCAGGCGCAGTCGCAGGCGCAGGCCGCCGGCTTCGGCGGCGGATACGGCGACTACGGCGGGGAAGGCGCCGCGCTCAGCCAGGCGCAGTCCCAGGCGCAGGCGCAGGCTGCCGGCGTCGATGTCGACTACTAA